The Terriglobia bacterium genomic interval GTACGGTCGTCACGCTCGTAGTGGCTGTCCTATTGCCGGTTGAGGGAAAGCTCCTGACCCCTGGACTCGAAGTCTAGAACCTTCGATTCGTCGGTTCCCATTTCGATCTTACCGTTAAACTCCCCCCCTTCCATCACCGAGAGATTATTCGTGAAGATATCTCCTCTCACCTTTCCTTTTGATCTGATCTCCACAAGTTCCGGGGCCCTGATGTTCCCCTCCACCTTCCCCCCTACAATGATTTTCCTGGCCAGGACATCCCCTTTTATCGTGGCCACTTCGCCCAGGATAACCTGGTCTGCCTGGACTCTGCCGGTGACCACGCCGTCCATTCTGAGGGTTCCCATGACTGTGAGTTCACCATGGAATTCTGATTGAGTCCCCACGAAAGACCTCATTTTCTCCTCATCCTTGCTGAACATTATATCCTCCGGCCAAGATATTCTTGCGGGTTGACGTTCTTCCCGTTTTTCCACACTTCGTAATGGACATGAGGTCCTGTTGATTTCCCGGTGGAGCCTACATATCCTACGACATCTCCTGTCTTAATTCTTTGTCCCACCTTCACTGCGTTCCTCTTGTTGTGGGCGTAAATTGTCGAATACCCACATCCATGCTCCAAAACCACTACAAATCCGCTGTTCTGAGACCACCCGGAGTGACCGACTACGCCATCCGCTGTCGCGCGGATTGGAATTCCGGGACTGGCCGAGATATCCAGCCCCGAATGAAAGTGGATTTCTCCGCTCAGAGGATCAACCCTGCTTCCATAATTTGAAGTGAGGTTCCCCGGAACCGGAAATCCTCTGGGAGTTGCAAGGTAAATGTCTTTCTGGATGCGCAGGTAATCCTTGATTTCGTCAACCGATTCAGTCGTCTTCTTCAGTTCCTCCACGAGATTGGGAAGATCAAGAGAGCCGGTGAATGAGGTGTCCGCGTTTTGCAGGACTTTGTCTTTGGAATTGAGAGAAAACAGCTGCCTGAATTCACCCTCAGTTTTTTTCATTGCGGCCAGCGTTGATTCCCATCGGTAAAACTGCTCCGAATAGTAGCTCAACTTCTCTGCTGCCGAATGATGTCGAGCTTCATATTTCAGGCTATTGACAGCCAGGGAAAACACGTATGCTCCGCCGATGGTGCTTAGCAGGATTGAGACGAGCAATCCGATCGTGGGCACCTTCAGATTTAGTGCCCTGAGGTCCTGGTGAGGAATCACCATGATAGTCACGGGAGTCAGTGCCTGCCTAAGCAATACGCGAATCGTTCTCATAGAGCGTCTCTGTCCCCTCTATCGGCAAAAGAAGAGAAGGCGAATAGCCCGTCACCAAGCTCATGCGGGTGAATGCGGCATGGCCTCACGGAAGAATACTGTGGCTTAGGACATGCGGCAGTGACTGAAATCACGTTACAGTCCAGTAATCAGGCTTCCCCGCGCAGCTGGGAGGCTGCGGGCTGTTGCCCTGCCTCGGGTTGGTCTCAGGCTTAGCCTGAAAACTCGCAGAGTGTGACAATGTCGGGAATCGCTCGCATATCATGATACTTTGAGGGTCTGAAACTTCGAGGTCATTGAATCTTATTGGTATGCTTCATGTTCATGTTGTTTGCCAAAATCCCGTACAGCGTCATTCTTCCGGCACTGCGAACGAAGGGCGTCACAACGAACCGGGACGGTCTGCGGCCGATGTCTGGAGTCATCACGCACACGTCACCTGCCAAACAAAGAAAGAGCGGGCTCGCAATAACGGTGCTTGGCAGATCGTAGTAGGTGCCGTGCGATCCGAAGAGACGAGTCATCCTGATGGTAGCGGACTTCGGAGCCAGCGCGAATATTGGCATGACTAAGACGGATTGCAACCATATTTGCGGCGGCAACTTGTTGGGAAAACCGAATCTGCAACCGCTCGATGACATGCCGTCAGTGGGGCTGTCTTACAGCGGAGCGATATTCCGCCACAAGCAACCAGAGCCAGTCTGCCGGAAGATTTTGGATTGCCTCGGCCTGTCTGCGATGGTTTCGCCCGTCGCACCTGCAGTGCCGAAGGATACAATCGGGCTAGCTGTGGCCTTTCGTGGCCGCCATTGTTTTCGCAAGCAGCGCCATCCTCGCCCTCGCAATACGTCGCGTGGGAAAGCGCGTTCATTCCTGAAAACCAGGCCGGCAACATATAGTGACAGCGGTTTTGTCCGTGACGCAGATCGGCAATTTCGCGTTTCCGCACGGCGTGACCAGGCAAGTCCTGGTCGTCAGGATAGATACTGCTTCACAATCGG includes:
- a CDS encoding polymer-forming cytoskeletal protein translates to MFSKDEEKMRSFVGTQSEFHGELTVMGTLRMDGVVTGRVQADQVILGEVATIKGDVLARKIIVGGKVEGNIRAPELVEIRSKGKVRGDIFTNNLSVMEGGEFNGKIEMGTDESKVLDFESRGQELSLNRQ
- a CDS encoding M23 family metallopeptidase; protein product: MRTIRVLLRQALTPVTIMVIPHQDLRALNLKVPTIGLLVSILLSTIGGAYVFSLAVNSLKYEARHHSAAEKLSYYSEQFYRWESTLAAMKKTEGEFRQLFSLNSKDKVLQNADTSFTGSLDLPNLVEELKKTTESVDEIKDYLRIQKDIYLATPRGFPVPGNLTSNYGSRVDPLSGEIHFHSGLDISASPGIPIRATADGVVGHSGWSQNSGFVVVLEHGCGYSTIYAHNKRNAVKVGQRIKTGDVVGYVGSTGKSTGPHVHYEVWKNGKNVNPQEYLGRRI